Proteins encoded by one window of Ruminococcaceae bacterium R-25:
- a CDS encoding helix-turn-helix protein: MAKTIGNNIKLFRKNKGFTQEELADLLSVTPQAVSKWESENSLPDTSMLIPLAQVLGVSTDALLGYDSLSENEEVIARVKETVIGMKNSDEGREQKALRISEYLATETTLNPGCFEIIKDYVQETANLSMYADPVLENSFPGEEERLAKLYKDAIRKGAYLIGHCADRGLIERTHFAVAWIYIHMKDFDNARAHINVLPSISPGCIAEKISMELTYFESGFEKMKVDIANNSVLLFDMTASFLNTIAQDYGWNGEKDEALRVIDWCEGIVKAYASMKDSISMDHYLRIRRSLAFFRLVAVKRSGDNEGAVKLYNDFCEEIGREDLTDEQKKKVIELLNNDIAHYGKYT, translated from the coding sequence ATGGCAAAGACAATAGGAAACAATATCAAGCTCTTCCGCAAGAACAAGGGCTTTACACAGGAAGAACTTGCTGACCTTTTGAGCGTAACGCCCCAGGCGGTCAGTAAGTGGGAATCTGAGAACAGCCTCCCCGACACTTCGATGCTGATCCCTCTGGCACAGGTCCTTGGTGTAAGCACCGACGCTCTCCTGGGATACGATTCACTCTCCGAGAACGAAGAAGTGATCGCAAGAGTAAAAGAGACTGTCATCGGCATGAAGAACAGCGACGAAGGCAGAGAACAAAAGGCTCTCCGCATCTCAGAATATCTCGCGACGGAGACAACCCTTAATCCGGGATGCTTTGAGATCATTAAGGATTATGTGCAGGAGACCGCAAACCTCAGCATGTATGCCGACCCCGTGCTCGAAAACAGTTTCCCGGGCGAAGAGGAAAGACTGGCAAAACTCTATAAAGATGCAATAAGAAAGGGCGCTTATCTCATCGGTCACTGCGCAGACAGGGGTCTTATCGAGAGGACTCATTTCGCGGTCGCATGGATCTATATCCACATGAAGGATTTCGATAACGCAAGGGCTCATATCAATGTACTCCCAAGCATCTCACCCGGATGCATCGCCGAGAAGATCTCAATGGAACTCACATACTTCGAGAGTGGCTTCGAGAAGATGAAGGTTGATATCGCAAATAACTCAGTCCTTCTTTTTGACATGACCGCAAGCTTCCTCAACACGATCGCACAGGACTACGGCTGGAACGGCGAGAAGGACGAAGCACTCAGAGTGATCGACTGGTGTGAAGGCATCGTCAAAGCATATGCCTCAATGAAAGATTCCATCAGCATGGATCATTATCTGAGGATCAGAAGGAGCCTTGCTTTCTTCAGACTCGTCGCGGTAAAGAGATCAGGAGACAACGAGGGCGCGGTCAAGCTCTATAACGATTTCTGCGAAGAGATCGGACGCGAAGACCTGACGGACGAACAGAAGAAGAAAGTGATCGAACTTCTTAATAACGACATCGCCCACTACGGTAAATATACCTGA